CAATGAAGACTGGACCGAAATTTACAGGTTGTTGACTGACAAAATCAGGAATACCTATATCTCGAAATAGCAAAACCTGTCGTCCCGAAAAAAGTTAGCCTATATTTGCAGCATTCTCAATTGACCAGTTTCATGAGTTCTACGCTAACGGAGCGCTTTAGCCAGATTACCACTTTCATTTTTGATATCGACGGTGTCATGACCGACGGCAGCGTAATCGCCCTCGAAAGCGGCGAGCAGCCACGCATTTTTAATGTGCGTGACGGTTATGGTATCAACCGCGCAATCAAAATGGGTTACAGGGTCGCCATTATTTCTGCCCAAAGTCAAATGGGTGTGCGCAAGCGGCTTGAATACCTGGGCATGAAGGATATTTTCATTGGTACTTCTCCCGACGGCAAGTTGCCTGTATTTAAAAAATACCTTGCGGAAACCGGTTTGAATCTAAATGAGATTGTCTTCATGGGCGACGATCTGCCCGACTACGAAGTAATGCGAACAGGCGTGCTCGCAGCCTGCCCGGCCGATTCAGCAGAAGAAATCCTTGCCTTATCCGACTACATTTCTCCTAAAAATGGCGGACACGGAGCAGTCCGCGACCTGATCGAACAGGTAATGAAGGTTCAGGGGAAATGGATGGCGTGGTTTGAATAATTGAAATCCGAAGTGGAAAAAAGGCGTTACTTCCCTAATTTAAATGGCGTTCGCTGCATTGCTGCGGTTTTGGTTATTTTTCATCACCTGGAACAAGCCAAACACGCATTGGGAATTGCGAATATCTATGAATTGCCGATCGTGCAACACGCGGGCAGGCTTGGGGTAGGATTATTTTTCGTGCTGAGCGGTTTTCTTATCACCTATTTATTATTGGATGAAAAAGGCCGTTTCGGGAATGTGGATGCAAAAAAATTCTATCTGCGTCGCGTATTCCGCATCTGGCCCATTTACTTCCTGATCATCGGGCTTTCCTTTTTTGTATTCCCGCATATTGACCTGCTGGATTACCCCGGCATCGACGAAAAGCTCGCCACCGACGCAGCTGAGCGATTGTTGTTACTTCTGCTGGTATTTCCGAATTACGCTTTCGTTTTATATGATCTTCCCTATTGGTGCGCGCAAACGT
This Dyadobacter sp. UC 10 DNA region includes the following protein-coding sequences:
- a CDS encoding KdsC family phosphatase, which gives rise to MSSTLTERFSQITTFIFDIDGVMTDGSVIALESGEQPRIFNVRDGYGINRAIKMGYRVAIISAQSQMGVRKRLEYLGMKDIFIGTSPDGKLPVFKKYLAETGLNLNEIVFMGDDLPDYEVMRTGVLAACPADSAEEILALSDYISPKNGGHGAVRDLIEQVMKVQGKWMAWFE